The Planctomycetota bacterium genome includes a window with the following:
- a CDS encoding amylo-alpha-1,6-glucosidase has translation MATSFELTRETSPDAYELETYGELRPAVNREWLLTNGLGGYASGTVADVSTRRYHATLAATNRPPAARVMALSRWGCRLSFDDQSHDLWGGYFRYGLSGDGPTRLRRFRLADDVAEWEFDASGVKVFKQVFVCWHRNVTGVRFLVRPPSDRPELATRLELSPFTGLRDLHELQRSGQLGVGVSRDESGDLRIETDAIDVRLRAHDAHDEALPFEKEPDWWYGQTYPMEAKRGNDDREDLFTPGRYVAETSGEGAVTLWASLGAMPKLDWSTELARRAEASNGRTLPTVPQRRLARAAADFVVRRRRPDGAPGTTIMAGYPWLRDWGRDTFIALPGLLLSTGRHLVAGQVLSTFAAFVSEGMIPSDFDRQTGQPNYNTVDTSLWFIDASFKYLRATGDRDVFDAVLEPTCHAIVEGYTNGTRDSIGVDPADGLVHAGTPTTRLTWMDGDLDGLPVTPRNGKPVEINALWYHALCLLKDDRAEDVKRSFVEAYVLPDGRGLADVVRESPGRYERDETLRPNQIFAVSLQHSPLELDDQRTVVDVVRRNLLTPHGLRTLAPSEREYVSRFTGTRNDRHRAGHQGSVWPWLIGPFLDAHLKTTGRQPASVRRARTWLRPLLQDLERGGCIGSLPELLDAEHPYRPGGCFAQAWSVAEVLRLAVELEL, from the coding sequence ATGGCGACGTCCTTCGAGCTGACACGCGAGACCTCGCCAGACGCGTACGAGCTGGAGACCTACGGTGAGCTTCGTCCGGCCGTCAATCGCGAGTGGCTGCTCACCAACGGCCTGGGCGGCTACGCGAGTGGGACGGTCGCCGACGTCTCGACGCGTCGCTACCACGCGACGCTCGCGGCAACGAATCGCCCGCCCGCCGCACGTGTGATGGCCCTGTCTCGCTGGGGCTGTCGGCTCAGCTTCGACGATCAGTCGCACGACCTGTGGGGCGGCTACTTCCGCTACGGACTCAGTGGTGACGGTCCGACACGGCTGCGGCGGTTTCGCCTCGCAGACGACGTGGCCGAGTGGGAGTTTGACGCGTCGGGCGTGAAGGTGTTCAAGCAGGTCTTCGTTTGCTGGCACCGCAATGTGACCGGCGTCCGATTCCTGGTTCGCCCGCCGTCGGATCGGCCGGAGTTGGCGACGCGATTAGAACTGTCTCCGTTTACCGGCCTTCGCGACCTGCACGAACTTCAGCGATCGGGCCAATTGGGCGTCGGCGTCTCGCGCGACGAGTCGGGCGACCTGCGAATCGAGACCGACGCCATCGACGTTCGCCTTCGCGCCCACGACGCCCATGACGAGGCGTTGCCCTTCGAGAAAGAGCCCGACTGGTGGTACGGCCAGACGTATCCGATGGAGGCCAAACGCGGCAACGACGATCGCGAGGACCTCTTCACGCCAGGCCGCTACGTCGCTGAGACGTCGGGCGAAGGCGCGGTCACACTGTGGGCGTCACTCGGGGCGATGCCGAAACTCGACTGGTCGACCGAATTGGCAAGGCGGGCCGAGGCGTCGAACGGCCGGACATTGCCGACGGTGCCACAGCGCCGACTCGCCCGTGCCGCCGCCGACTTTGTCGTGCGCCGTCGTCGGCCTGATGGTGCACCGGGTACGACGATCATGGCCGGCTATCCGTGGCTCCGCGACTGGGGCCGGGACACATTTATCGCGCTGCCGGGCCTCTTGCTGTCGACGGGCCGGCACCTTGTCGCCGGCCAAGTGCTCAGCACGTTCGCGGCCTTCGTGAGCGAGGGCATGATCCCCAGCGACTTCGACCGCCAGACCGGCCAGCCGAACTACAACACCGTCGACACGAGCCTCTGGTTCATTGACGCGTCATTCAAGTACCTTCGGGCGACGGGCGACCGCGATGTCTTCGACGCGGTGCTGGAGCCGACGTGCCACGCGATCGTCGAGGGGTACACCAACGGCACTCGCGACTCGATCGGCGTCGACCCGGCCGACGGACTCGTCCACGCCGGCACTCCGACGACGCGACTGACGTGGATGGACGGCGACCTCGACGGTCTGCCGGTCACTCCCCGCAACGGCAAGCCGGTCGAGATCAACGCGCTCTGGTACCACGCACTGTGCCTCCTCAAAGACGACCGGGCCGAGGACGTCAAACGATCGTTCGTCGAGGCGTACGTCTTGCCTGACGGTCGTGGCTTGGCGGACGTCGTCCGCGAGTCGCCGGGTCGGTACGAGCGCGACGAGACCCTCCGGCCGAATCAGATTTTCGCCGTCAGCCTCCAGCACTCGCCGCTGGAGTTGGACGACCAGCGGACGGTCGTCGACGTCGTCCGACGCAACCTGCTGACGCCCCACGGGCTTCGAACGCTGGCTCCGAGCGAGCGCGAGTACGTCTCGCGTTTCACCGGCACACGCAATGACCGTCACCGCGCCGGCCACCAGGGCAGCGTCTGGCCGTGGCTGATCGGGCCGTTCCTGGATGCGCACCTGAAGACGACAGGCCGGCAGCCGGCGAGTGTGCGTCGTGCCCGGACGTGGCTTCGTCCGCTGCTGCAGGACCTGGAGCGCGGCGGTTGCATCGGAAGCCTGCCGGAGCTCTTGGACGCCGAGCACCCGTACCGTCCGGGCGGATGTTTCGCCCAGGCATGGAGCGTGGCGGAGGTGCTCCGACTGGCCGTCGAGCTGGAGCTGTAA